CCGCTATAGATCCAACTTATATAAAGCCATCTGGCGTACTGACAATTCTACAAATTTTTACCAATTCTTATATTCCTAACAAACAGAGTTTAACAGTGTTAACTTTTTAACACCGGAATACTAGTTTTTAgggattttatataacaatataaggattaaagtttttatagacAAATTTTATTGATCCGAACCGGATTTTAAGCCCGGTGCCTGCAATTTATATTTGCGTcgtataaattagttattagaTCAATGAGAGCGTCAAACACTTAAAATGTgcgacaaaattaaattaaattaccacTTTTTAAATGCATACAGTCTATGCACTGGTTACTAGATAATGATGATTAGCTATGTTATTGTGTAGTATATTAGTAATTCTGTAAACATTTCAACTCATTACTAAAATAGCAAGAAGAATGACAATTACATCACAGGATCATTTTTTGTTATAGACATGGCCATCTCTGAATCACGAAGTCTCGTcatcttattattttagtttagtatGATTTTTAAGtataggtattaaaaaaatactttaaaattaccaATCTTTCATATACAAAGATGATTATCTAagcaaaaattttgttttaagactACTTTTTCATTGTGTATAAaagattgattatattaaataacggtaaattttgatttatgagAGGTATTTAATTGAAGTAACATGCAGTATGGAAATTAGTTAGCTCAAGCTTCAGCGGTGCTTAATCGTATATTAAAAAagctgataaaatatataaaataataaaaacaacgtCAACTTTActgtaactaataaataaatgtattataatttacaattacaaattacGTTATGGAGTTCTGCAAGAATTATTCTTAGGTGCTGTTTTCTTTCATTGTCGCAAATTGAaggtatacttaaaataatggtaatgtaaattattctaTAGATCTCTCTTTTTAAAAGTTGATATCATccgtatttatatacataaatatttgtttctaaGATAACTAGAACATCACAGTTCTtctttttgtgttatatatttctttatatacaatttttaagtaaaatatttagcaaactttatctaaattcataaataaataaattttatatatattattagttactaCTAGTTTATTAGTTACtagtaaatgtaataaataaaatataaattaatattttaattatttgaatactatCAATGAAAAGGAATGTTTAAGTATCTTCAAAGATAAGGACGTCAAAATAAACACAGCAAAAtcagaattaatttattgtctAAACATAATCTACAcgatataataacatttaataatacacaACTAAagatacgaaaataattttcgagtaaacttaaaataaaaatcatataaatttaacctAACtgcatttttcaaataataggATCAGGGGGAAAAAGGTACGTTTTTTGAATGGGATATGTTTTAAATGCATTGTCGATGGAGGTTGAAATTAAAATGCATTGATATGAcgcacattttaatataaaatgtgtgGCTCAAtcacagataatttattaattgacattGTCgttataacaaaatcaaaaaattcatatattttttttcatattcccaacaaataacaattaattttattattttataaataaatataacagcgAAGTATAAATATTAGGTGTTCCAGATCAGTCTATCAAATTATTGCCATGGCATGTAAAAAGTGAAATAATATCATACGTTGgccaataaatatgtatacaaataaagcatttaaaatatttggtagTCAAAAgtaaaatcgtatttttttggaaatgaCATTCTTTTTCAAACAATgtaattaccaaaaaaatatatttaaaaacgttctttttaattttatgatttagcGGTTTCCgagtacttaaattttattataggtatttatttcaaCCAACCAAAGCAGCAAACtcaacttaaataaagaaatgcTTAGGACTATAAAAATCGagtcaaacaaataaaaataaattaaattaaaaatggcagCATTAGAAGCAGCAAAAACGCGTCACGCCTTCGCCTCAAGATCATATTTCTTCTCATCGGCAtccctaaaaaaataaataaataggaaaaaGGTTTTATACTGGACAATTAGTACTACTAATTTAAGAACCAAAAATCAccgtaaaacaaaacaatccaCAAACTAAAGTTTAAGTTACACGTTAGTGATTGTCCGCTACTGGGCCTGAAGTTTAACTTATCCGTATACATACCAAGTCCGAACTAAAAAGTATTCACTGCCAACACCAGAACTCATCATGCTGGAACCCTCCTCGCTACCGTCAACAATCATAAATTTCTTGCCCTCTCTGAAAACATTAACCACAAAATGTTTCTTATCACCCCGAAAACAAATCCGCCATTTTGTATCCCATTTTGATTTTCGAACATCTCCGTGTTCGTACGAAATGCGTGCGTTAGCGTCCCGGTATGAAAGGTGATGTGTCCATTTAAAGCGATGTTTCGATTATGGTCGAATATTATttgcaatacttaatatatatctcAAATGATACGTTTAAGTAGCGGTTGCCCAATTGCTATGTAACTATTTTTCAGGTAGTTTTGGTCAATAATAAGTATGATGTAATTTtagatgattaattaattatattattaatttgaatattattttttgcggACGTAGTAAATTCGGCATTCTGAATTAAATTTTGGCCATATTAAGaatattcttcttcttcttttgaccatattttcaattgttttcatATCGAATAAAAGGAAGCCTCACTGTATTTTCTCATTTTCCATTAGTACAGATTCCATTTTCTGACTCATTTCCTGTCTCCTTTCATGCATCCGCCTCtaaatcggttttttttttaattcattcatattCCTTTATCACAATGAAACTTGGTTCAATGTATTTCCTTatatgtaaacacaaattacattTCTCTGATTCTATTTCCTTTCTCTTATCTACATATCTCCAAattcattttcttaattaatattcctTAATTTTAAGCTCAGTGCAACCGTCCGTAATATATCTTCATTAGATATTCACtctagttttatttctttgcaGTGATTGTTAAAACGATGTTAATTAATCGATTGGTTAATAAGGagcttattttatgttaatgaaACCCAAAGCCAGCGAAAATATTgagctaatatttttttgagcTCAATATTCTCATAGAAGCATCCCAAAGAAAGCATATATAGATTTCTCGGTgtctcatttaataaattaaaattatttaagtaaataaaaaaaaacgccaaaaaaattatatgtcatGGCAACACCGTGAAACTAtactgaatttttaataaatagaagaaAACGTACCTGTAGAATACGTAGTGTTGCAAGATGAAGAATATGTCGAAGATAAGACTGAATAGTCCTAGACCGAACTTAGTAGCGTCTCCGAAGAATGATATCCAATCGTTGTAGTTGTAAGCGTTGAGGGTCATCTGCAGGATGGAGAGGAAACCACCGACAAAATCTAGGAAAATGTTGCCGATACTCCAACCTTCAGTCGATTTGCGCTTGTAGTTCATGTACGCCTGAAAATTTAGAACGTTATTACTTAAAACTATCCTTATTTGGCCgcttaaattacattacatacattacattgcAAGTGAGAGTCAAGTGAAACTATAACATCATGGCATATATAATCCTTCCagttatatcataattaaaatcttacacATCGACATAATTCGCTTGCTTTTCTGACACTAATCATCATGGGGGTTGGTTTTAAGGTAAACTACGAGATGAATAACCTTAACCGATGACTCCACTTTCAAACTGAACAAGCGAGCATCACtgaattatcattttcataatttgtgtttataatgtatCACATGCTTATGTAGCAAAACATCTTAAGGACACCTGGCAAATGAAAATCTGTCACTTTTGTATCCAAAAACCAATGAAGCATTGTCTTTGTATGAGCTTCAAGCTTACGTCTCAAAAGAGGAATAGGTCTTACTAGTACTAGTAGCTACTTTTTGATGCCACAAATTTGCTCAATTGGGTGTTCTTGAGAAAAAATCCCTTAGTCGACTCTTACAAAAAGCACGGGTCGAGATGGTggtggggaggggggggggggtaccttatactattttcaaaatcaacGGTGGCTGAAATATTATACTATGATCGATGAGAGCAGTGAACTAtggttataataaatactgaaGGCTATATTACGTTtctgattaattatatacatgcaTGATAAACCACATTTAAACTCACCTGAGGAACATATTTAATAAGCGTAATGCAGAGTTTGATGTAGCTGCAGTAGTAGAGGAAGTCAAGCCAGGCGATCTTGTTAGCGGCGCCCAAACTAGCTGTAATGATGACCACGGACACAAATGTGGTCAATATACCGCGACCTATCATCGATACCCGTTGACCATCACGCTGGAATAGAATTTGATCATTAGAACGACTTGTAATTACAACTGGTATTATGGCCCGTGTCTCCGTTCGCGTGACTTTAAGACTCAAAAGTAGGGGTATTGTATGGTTGACATATTTGTGTATGTTTTCGTCTATCGTGGCATTATAGTTCCCAAATggattacgtttttttttttcagatgcaaaattgtaaataattggaTAGTTACCTCATACAAAAAGCACTGAGTGATGGTGATAAGGGTAGCGAACGCAGCGTGCAAGGAGAAGAAGACATCGTTCAACTGGACTGGGTTCAAGCTGCGAGGATGACGGTTGAAATATTCTttctgaaaattaataataataactcttaCCAACTTTGACATCTTgggaaaataaaacgaatggGTAGACTCTTTTATTCCTActactctttaaatatatatatttttacaaaaagtttttatagaaaaagCGATGCGACCTATAGAGGATATTGACTTTTATACCTATAGAGGATATAGGACTActgttagattaaaataattttgatttgattgtttctttattttgaatttataaattcaaaataatgaaacaatacaacaaaattattaaatatagtatagttacaatatttttccTGTGCCTTCTCTAAGGTAACTAACATTATGGTAATAACAAtcacattacaaaaaaatatataaaatatatttttcactttttacgtttatataatcttaaaattgaaCTTAATCAAAAGCCACGGtagatagaaaataaatatttattatttacctgtATTTCCTTCGAGAAGTACAACCCACAATTGAACAATGAATACATGGTGAAACCCATCACGTTAAGTGCTAAGAAGTCGAAGTTGAGTCCGACGACACTTTTCCTCTtgaagttaatatatatttgagggTAGAACGACACGGACCAGGCGACGAAGTAGATCCAACCCATGATGTAGGAGATGACGTATATCGCATTCGAGTGCATTACTGTGACGCGGAGAAAGACTGTATCCAGactgaaattataaaagtttaacataacatatctagtaatgagattttaattttagagtGAGATACCCTATAATTTATGGGTTAGGCACctttattttgtgtaatattagattttttatttaaagtaaactttgatattaaatgttctctaaaaaaaaatttaattgggGAGTTGGGGTTTTATTCATGAAACGCGtggataggtaccatccacgtatcagatattctaccgcgaacttaatatagttgtattacGGTTTGAGAGAGAGAGcaatgtaactacaagcacaagggacataacatcttagctcacaAGATTGGTatcgcattggtgatataaggaaaaAGAAGATGTTAGACGCCTAACtatactatgaaaaaaaaacatcaaaaatgaAAAGGATGAGACTTGTCTTCCCTTGAAAAGAAACTTTATGAGTAAATACGCTGCTCCAACATGATGGAAACATATACCAAAATTTCTTCCAACGCCTCGATTTGATTTCATCATTAGGTTTTTCTTTAACTTTCACCTAACATCACATTGAAACAAATATATGCCTTGATTTTTAAAGCCAGCAATCTTCGAACTTATTCAGTCCATCTCTAGTTTTACCAAACCATTAccttataatttgaataataataaatgttgataaGTCTACACTTACTTCACAAAGCCAGCGGGCGTGACGTTAAACGTGACTTCGGAATGTCCCGGACTTTTGCCATACGCGCATATATCATACGTGTGCTTCATCGTAGGATCCGGCTTGTCGAAACCAGGCATGTCGACAACGGGTGGGACAAATTGGACTATATCAGCGTGTTGGATCTGAGAGGCAACTTGGAGTGTTGTATTGTATTCGCCACtgcaaaataatatgtaaattaacagcctgtatatgaGCCTTAGAGATTTCTCctattgagaaaaatatttggAGGTTATTCCACCAAGTTGCTCCGATATGGGTTAATGGACACATCTGGCAGATTTTCACTAATACATACAGTATCATGATTCTTcacaatgttttcatttatcgCCGggcatgaaataattaaaatcggtGAGGTTTACTTAGAAAATTGTAATGAACGAGGATCAAACCCACGACCGTTATCGTAGCAGCAGATTGCAGTAACGAAATCAGAATGTTATTACTTATGTAACGtcagaaataaaattagttttgcaACGTCACTCGTTTTCGTATTTCCTATGAAATGTTCATATTGATATGACGTTTATGAAAATGAACGTAAAATTGCATCATTATACAATTGGGATTATGTTTGATATTCTTTTATTAACACTGTACttacatttgaattaatttgaacaGATGCGTTTCATCCACAAGTAGATGCATATCCGTCTCATCGACATACAACTTTTCAAGTTGGCACTGAGCTAATGGtaatcctgaaaaaaaaaaacattaagttatttgttaaaataataatattttagtcctCACCGAGTTTTCTCTCTGTTGACATTGTATACGATTATTTTTACACTGCATTGTTGCTCAATAGCTAGCTTATAAAATTAGCTGCAGATTTCTAAAACTAGGACGACATCAAATGGGGATTGCGACGATAGACACTTCTTTTCAGTAGGTGCCCAGAATTTGAGAGATGGCAGTATCACTCTCCCTTGCTTTCCCAGCCATTAGTTGGGTTTGCACCTGAACTCTATCTGGTCATACACAATCGTCATCATATTCGATTATGAGAATAAACACATTCCCTTTCCTTTATTTCAATGAGATAAGGATAGGTAGGCGCATtcgtatactataaaatattcatggaGAATGACCGCTGTAACCGAAATCGGTAATGAGAACGACAAGAGAAAGATATGCCTCATAACGCTATAGATTGTAAACCAtggaaatgaaatttattgtcCTTTATAAATAATGGTGATAATGTTTGATCTGCCGCAGAAATTATTGGTATAATTATTCTACCGATCTTAGTCCCACTCCTCAGTtattcataacaaaaaataataatattctttgttgtatttccttttaaaatgtcacaagtgctaaaggatattacaacactaatgactttttagttgactgcacaccttggaaatgaaatgatcgcctccaggctgtttcaaataactaaaatataattatcattgtacatggaaaatggttaaaaaggaaaaaaaatatatcccgctgagtttctttcgccggttcttctcaggtccgagtaGATAAattccgaacctgtggtagatttttgacaatcaataagcaagtgtaaccaCTTCTATATTGGATAGATATAGCTTAAGGACTTGTTTAAGACTTGTAGTTCTAATCTATGGGGCTTCCTCCAAGACTAAAGTTATAAGAGTGAGCGAGATGAACAATAACCAATAGATGGTCGTCtgctttcttaaataaaaaaaatagcaatggAATATTTGACAACTCACCTAAGAGAATCATGGCAATCAGACAATAGCTTAATCTATGACTAGAACGTCCTTCAGCCCCGACGAATACTGTATTAAAGCGCGCCATTCTTCCTGTATTTTATCTGTGAACAATTTTTGAAATTCGTTAGTATTGTGTATATTAAACtgtgaaaataaatatctaaagttCGTCGTATTTATTTAGCTCAATTGCAAGATAAACACTTGTTCAAACTACATCATTGTAATTTTCTTTCACTCGGGaagtatacataaaatttatacaatttcttttattttacgaCAAAGATaaagaaactattaaaaataacgagGTAgtgaaataatcaattttaataaaaattcaatatgcTCACAATATATTCAAGGTGTAGCGAAGACATTGAAACTTCGCCGAgtctattataaaacaaattataactacATAGCACACGTCTCATGTCGAAATCAATACAACGAAATCAAATATTgtagtaataattttacatttacaggTAACATTTTATAAGCGTTTCTTATTATACGTTGGTTTTAAGAACATTTCCTTGTAATAATCGAGTTTCATGTCGATTTTTCTCAGAAACATACAGGTACTTGTGTTTTATTCgtggaatatataatattatttaagagatatcattgaacttttaaatacattttgatacataaaaatacgtataatttaGAGATGTCTCCAAAAGTAAAGTcgaatcatatttaatattccgatacaaaatgtaataagtTCAAGCAGTAGGTCAATCCACCTGTTTGATAACGAGCAATTAACgaatacttaaaaatgttttgggtttatatttatatacaaatatatattgtacatatacaATGTTATAAGTAATAGTAAGTATATTAGCAATGAATGTAAGCAATTTCATAGTCACTATTTATGTTTCGTATAATtacaattagtatatatttttttatttacatattaatattgcttatattttgAGTAGcgtatgtgtatattatattaaatatgtatgtgtgaagttatgtacatatttccaaatcgttataattaaaatgattatttaatttaaatacatttttaatctgttcgCCTCCTTACCTTGCGTCTTTATCGCTCATAaatcctttatatataaaatatatttatttaatttggcaTATTAGATATAGAAATAATGAAACACTTTTTCAAAACTATCGAACAAACACTTCATATAACATTTGCACtcatacaaataaatgattaaaaacgaATACCTATTTAGAGACACGTTTTCGTTCAATCACAATAATATCCAGCAATCAAACTAAATATGAGACTGACAATGAATTTACCTGTTACTAGGataatacaacatttatataaaactcaaCCTTGTGCCTCGGTAATAcggtttcatttaaaataaatatatgatacaaaTGCGTTCCACTACTGTGAGTTAACATTGAATAGGTAGCCGCGACAGGTATAAAGATTGCAAATGGCAATGATCGGTTAACTTGATCAGAGAACGTCGAGTTTTAATAacatactataatttatatttagattttaacctaattataaattatattattatacaatcaaataaaaGCCTGTAATGGGAAATGCGTCTTC
This genomic stretch from Vanessa atalanta chromosome 5, ilVanAtal1.2, whole genome shotgun sequence harbors:
- the LOC125064149 gene encoding cystinosin homolog isoform X1, which produces MARFNTVFVGAEGRSSHRLSYCLIAMILLGLPLAQCQLEKLYVDETDMHLLVDETHLFKLIQIGEYNTTLQVASQIQHADIVQFVPPVVDMPGFDKPDPTMKHTYDICAYGKSPGHSEVTFNVTPAGFVNLDTVFLRVTVMHSNAIYVISYIMGWIYFVAWSVSFYPQIYINFKRKSVVGLNFDFLALNVMGFTMYSLFNCGLYFSKEIQKEYFNRHPRSLNPVQLNDVFFSLHAAFATLITITQCFLYERDGQRVSMIGRGILTTFVSVVIITASLGAANKIAWLDFLYYCSYIKLCITLIKYVPQAYMNYKRKSTEGWSIGNIFLDFVGGFLSILQMTLNAYNYNDWISFFGDATKFGLGLFSLIFDIFFILQHYVFYREGKKFMIVDGSEEGSSMMSSGVGSEYFLVRTWDADEKKYDLEAKA
- the LOC125064149 gene encoding cystinosin homolog isoform X3 — protein: MARFNTVFVGAEGRSSHRLSYCLIAMILLGLPLAQCQLEKLYVDETDMHLLVDETHLFKLIQIGEYNTTLQVASQIQHADIVQFVPPVVDMPGFDKPDPTMKHTYDICAYGKSPGHSEVTFNVTPAGFVNLDTVFLRVTVMHSNAIYVISYIMGWIYFVAWSVSFYPQIYINFKRKSVVGLNFDFLALNVMGFTMYSLFNCGLYFSKEIQKEYFNRHPRSLNPVQLNDVFFSLHAAFATLITITQCFLYERDGQRVSMIGRGILTTFVSVVIITASLGAANKIAWLDFLYYCSYIKLCITLIKYVPQAYMNYKRKSTEGWSIGNIFLDFVGGFLSILQMTLNAYNYNDWISFFGDATKFGLGLFSLIFDIFFILQHYVFYRDADEKKYDLEAKA
- the LOC125064149 gene encoding cystinosin homolog isoform X2; the encoded protein is MARFNTVFVGAEGRSSHRLSYCLIAMILLGLPLAQCQLEKLYVDETDMHLLVDETHLFKLIQIGEYNTTLQVASQIQHADIVQFVPPVVDMPGFDKPDPTMKHTYDICAYGKSPGHSEVTFNVTPAGFVNLDTVFLRVTVMHSNAIYVISYIMGWIYFVAWSVSFYPQIYINFKRKSVVGLNFDFLALNVMGFTMYSLFNCGLYFSKEIQKEYFNRHPRSLNPVQLNDVFFSLHAAFATLITITQCFLYERDGQRVSMIGRGILTTFVSVVIITASLGAANKIAWLDFLYYCSYIKLCITLIKYVPQAYMNYKRKSTEGWSIGNIFLDFVGGFLSILQMTLNAYNYNDWISFFGDATKFGLGLFSLIFDIFFILQHYVFYRDARYILLPGTMYNSDELQDEAYTEQDLDTTEYYQGSPT